A window of the Pangasianodon hypophthalmus isolate fPanHyp1 chromosome 12, fPanHyp1.pri, whole genome shotgun sequence genome harbors these coding sequences:
- the LOC117598477 gene encoding uncharacterized protein LOC117598477, producing the protein MTPPKEETSQEKFKREKKREGWDPGEPRHASDPEEPAGLKDSVTGRHVAQNSLQESDPETSASLPPVPDTSPPSGPAEACHMASLKRHSSSSLPPEDGPTSVKQRNVSTDHTHSGIKNIPSPDQLEDAVKWKFLPDICSSQKNIEPIMINESSILQFILNIIIKKKIALSNTENMQLSNEKVVYVPEFLTMFKKSKVKDLVTEKNRQYAFAFMKRIDNSCFKEIGPFYPVKYHSEDFICKEIKNMIQTKEIDNFSEIWIYTVNSPCIGRKNHIPCMYNLISLSFTLGQNYGIKMYIGFTKFYVFCTNMSNIFNNSKELDVNSKKIIEASDLNQLKFSVQFNISEFKHEFKKFMMNIPKNKRKVVYGNRMFPQSLDLALIYEEWKQEGIQTAEQLASEMSVKIGESASEMMPIFDKLKPVIINWWDKNVNRSMLLNERFSDFIEKNVVLHYLDDIQHLEHHPELFQIDCYCLANEE; encoded by the exons ATGACACCACCCAAAGAAGAAACATCTCAAGAAaagtttaaaagagaaaaaaaaagagagggctGGGACCCGGGTGAACCCAGACACGCATCCGATCCAGAGGAACCTGCAGGACTGAAGGACAGCGTTACAGGCCGTCATGTAGCGCAGAATTCCCTGCAGGAATCGGATCCAGAAACATCTGCGTCTCTGCCTCCGGTCCCCGATACCAGTCCTCCATCCGGGCCAGCAGAAGCATGCCACATG GCTTCCTTAAAACGACATAGTTCCTCTTCCTTACCTCCGGAGGATGGTCCAACATCAGT GAAACAGAGAAATGTCAGCACAGACCATACACACAGCGGGATAAA gAATATACCATCACCTGACCAGCTGGAAGACGCTGTGAAATGGAAATTCCTTCCTGATATATGTAGCAGTCAAAAAAATATAGAACCCATTATGATCAATGAGAGttcaattttacaatttattctgaatattataattaaaaaaaaaattgcattaagtAACACTGAAAATATGCAGCTCTCCAATGAAAAAGTAGTTTATGTCCCTGAGTTtttaacaatgtttaaaaaatctaaagtcAAAGACttagtgacagaaaaaaatagacaaTATGCATTCGCGTTTATGAAAAGGATAGATAATTCCTGTTTTAAAGAAATCGGTCCATTTTACCCAGTCAAATACCACAGTGaggattttatttgtaaagaaattaaaaacatgatacaAACAAAGGAAATTGATAATTTTTCTGAAATTTGGATTTACACAGTGAATAGTCCATGTATAGGGAGAAAAAATCATATTCCTTGTATGTATAATTTAATCTCTTTATCATTCACCTTAGGTCAGAACTATGGGATTAAAATGTACATCGGCTTCACtaaattttatgtattttgcaCAAACATgagtaacatttttaataacagtaaaGAATTGGATGTTAATAGTAAGAAAATCATTGAAGCATCTGATTTGAATCAATTAAAGTTTTCTGTTCAATTTAATATTTCAGAATTtaaacatgaatttaaaaagtTTATGATGAATATTCCCAAAAATAAACGTAAGGTAGTTTATGGCAATAGAATGTTTCCTCAATCTCTAGACTTAGCACTGATTTATGAAGAGTGGAAGCAGGAAGGAATACAAACAGCAGAACAACTCGCGTCAGAAATGAGTGTGAAAATCGGGGAAAGCGCTAGTGAAATGATGCCGATTTTTGATAAGCTTAAGCCTGTGATTATTAATTGGTgggataaaaatgtaaacagatccatgttattaaatgaaagattcagtgattttattgaaaaaaatgtggttcTACACTACTTGGACGACATCCAGCACCTTGAACATCATCCTGAACTTTTCCAGATTGACTGCTACTGTTTGGCTAATGAGGAATAA